The genome window GCTCGTGTCCCGCACGACCTGCTTGAAGAGACTCGGCAGCGGGGCGGCATCCGTCCCGGCCACCGTCAGGGCTCCATAGGGACAGGCCGAGGCGCACCGGAGGCAGAGGCTGCAGGCCGAGCGGTTCACCCGGATGTCCGGGGAGTCGAGGATGGCCTCCTCGGGACAGTTGAGTCTACAGGTGAAGCAGGCCCGGCAGAGGCTTTGGTGGAAGAGCAGGTCGGGGCGGTCCGACCGGCCCTCCGGGTTGTGACACCAGCGGCAATCGAGGGGACACCCCTTGAAGAAGACCGTGGTGCGGATGCCCGGGCCGTCCTGGAGAGAGAACCGCTGGACGTTGAAGACGCGGGCTCCAGCCACCGGGACACCACCCCGTCAATTTCAATCAGTGAAATAGCGTTTTGCTCTATGTACAACATATACTTGGGTGTAGTACAATGTCAAGGGAGAAAATGCTGACTATTAGACTAGTTAAAATAGAGAAACGTTAGTGAGGTGGTCCCGATGGCCCGCGGGGACGGCTCATCCGCGCAGCACTCAATGCGCTCGGTGGAGCGGATCTGCAGCATCCTGGGTTTCCTCAGCGAACATCCCACCGGTACCCTGGCCGGGATGGCCAAGGCCACCGGCCTGGCCAAGCCGACCGCCTTCCGGCTGGCTGAGGCGATGACCAGCAACGGACTCCTGGCCCGAGTGGCCGACGCCGGTTATCAGCTCGGTCCTCGGCTCATCTACATCGCCCTGAAGGGGTCCGGGCTGCTGGACCTCCGGGCGGCGGCCCGGCCGGCCATGGCCAAGCTGGCCGCCGAGACCGGCGAGACGGTCGCCCTCTCCATCCTCCTCGACCAGGCCAGGATGTACATCGACCAGATCGAGTCGACCCAGCCCATCCGCCGGGTCATCGAGGTCAACGCACCCCTGCCCCTCAACTGTGGCGCCTCGGCCAAGGCCCTGCTGGCATGGATGCCGGAGGAGGAGGTCAGGAAGATCCTTTCGGCTCAGAGCCAGCTACCTTGGACCGAGCGGACCGTGACCAACCCCGAGGCGCTGATGAGGCAGATCAAGACGGTCCGTCAGACCGGTTACGCGAAGAGCCATGGCGAACGGATCCCCGACGGGTCGGCGGTGGCCGCACCCATCGTCGCCCAGAACGGCGATGTCCTGGCCGCCCTGGCGGTGCTTGCGCCACGGCATCGGGCGCCCGACGAGAAGTTGGTTTCGTGGGCGCCCCTGGTGATCCGGGCGGCCCTGGACGTGGCCGTCGCCTATGGGGCCGCCCCTCCGGCCAAGCGAGGTGGCCGGCCATGGGCCTGACCCGTGAGCTGGCCGAGTACCTGTCGGTCTTCGACTACGGCGATCTCACGCCCGCGGCCGTGGCCAAGGTGAAGACCTGCCTCATCGATTGGCTGGCGGTGGCCCTGGCCGGTGGCGCCGAGCCGGCCGCCCGGGCCGTTCGCGACCACGTCCTGGCCGACCCGACCCCCGGCCGGTCCACCCTGCTGGGAGAGGGGACCCAGGTGCCGGCGGCCAAGGCGGCCCTGGCCAACGGCATGGCCGGGCACATCCTCGACTACGACGATGTCACCACCTTTGGGTCGGGGCATCCCAGCGCCCCGGTGTTCCCGGCGGTCCTGGCCCTGGCGGAGGAGATCGACGCCGGCGGGAAGGACCTTCTGGCCGGGGCCGCCGCCGGGATCACGACCATGTTGACCCTCGGCCTGCCGGTGATGCCTGGACACTACACCCGCGGCTTCCATAACACGGCCACGTTCGGCCGGCTCGGGGCGGCGGCCGGGGCCTGCGTCACGGCCCACCTCCCGGCCGAGGCCTGTCTCGGTGCCCTGGGCGTGGCCGCGACCACCGCCTCCGGCCTGCGCGGCGGGTTCGGGACGATGATGAAGGGACTGCAGGTGGGCTGGGCCTCGATGGGCGGCCTGATGGCCTACGAGTTGGCCCGCCTCGGGATGGCGGGCCCGGACGATCTGATCGAAGGGCACCATGGGTTCTACGCGGCCCTGGCTCCGCGGGTCGATGAGGCGGCCCTGCAGATGGTGCGGGAAGGCTTGAAAAGCGGGGCCGTCCGGGGGGGCCCGGGAGAGCGGGTCTCGGCTGAGGGAACCCTGTGCGGGCGGGCCCTGGACTCGATCCGCCTGAAGCGCTTTCCGGCGTGTTTCTCCACCCACGGGGCGATCCAGGCGGCCATCGAAAGCCGACCGTTCCTGGGCAGCCTCGAGGAGATCGCCGACATCGAGTGTGTGGTTCATCCGGGGTGCCTGGACATCGCCGTCAACCCCGCGCCCAGGACCGGGTTGGAGGTCAAGTTCAGCGTCCAGTATTGCCTGGCCCTGGCTCTGCTTGATGGGCGGGTTGACCTGCGCTCCTTCGAGGACGGCCGGGCCCTCCGGGCCGAGGTGACCACCCTGGCCGCCAAGGTACGGGTCATCCCTGAGCCGGCCTTCGCCCCGGACCGCCGGTGCCGGCTGGTCATCCGCCTGGACCACGGTGGCCAGGTCGAGTCCGAGGTCAGGATCCTCCAGGCGTTGCCGGCGGAGGCCGAGCGCAAGGTGGCCGGAGCCAAGCTGGCTGAGGCGGCCGAGCTTCAACTGGGTTCGGCCACCCGCGGCCGACAGATCACCGAGATGATCGAGGGGCTCGAGGGGTTGACGACGGTCAGGGAACTGACCCGGCTCCTGAGGGGGAGGACGGGGATGGCGGGGACGACGAGGAAGGGTGGCTCGAGGGAGCGCGGGACCCCTTTGAAGGGAAATCCGGCCCGGGGGTAGAATTGCCCGAATGGCTCGACATGTTTCGACAGTATTGGTCCGCGGTCGCGCCCGGGAGTTGGGAGAATATTGCCGTCCCTTCGCCACTGGGGAATCAGTCTCATCGCGGTCCCGTGCCTGATCCTCGGACTGCTTCTCTTGGCCGAGGCCGGCACCGCCGTCGGCTCGGGCGTGACGGACACGGCGGACGTGGCGGCCGCCCCGGCGAGCGCCCCGGAGGCCGGCCAGCAGGACGGCGGCGATGGAGGGTCTTCCTCCGGCGATTCGTCATCCCCGGGGAAGATCACCCTGGAGATGGAACGGGCGGACATTTCCTTCGAGGCCGTCGAGCTCGGGACGACGGTCACCTCCCCGATCGCGGTCCGTTGCCGGGTCAAGTCGAACAAGACCTGGGAGTTGCTGTATGAAGCCTCCGGCTTCGATGAGGCCGGTGGATTCCCCCTGAGTCAGCTGAGGTGGGGCCTGAGCCCGAGCGGGTCCGACGCCATCCCCTTCGCGAGCAGCGGGGCCTTCCTGACCGGACAGCCAAAGACCGGTGGACAGGACGTGACCCATTATTACACGCTGGACATGCCCTGGACCACCCTGCTCGGGACGTACCACGCCAAGGTCACTTACACCGCGGTGATTCGCTGAGGCGTCGCGACGCCGAACGAGGCCAGGGTCCGACGTGGACCCTGACCTCTTTGCATGGCACCGCCTTGGCAGCGGCCGCCGGCCCTCAGGCCGCTCTAAGCCCGCGCCAAGCCCACCCTCAGCCCACCCGACCGCGCAGGACCTCGCGCGCGTAGGAGGCCCGCGTCGCCGTGTAGTAGACCGCCTGGGCCAGCAGGTAGACGGCGAAGACCGTGATCCCGGCCGCGGTCACGTTGAAGTCGCGGCTGAGGACGTTGGACAGGGTCTTCAGGGCGAAGCCCGTGTGGACGGCCCCGATGGCGAGCGGCACGAAGAACAGGGCCCCGAGCTCCCGGCCGATGAGCTGCCCGAGTTCACGCCGGGTGATCCCGATGTCCCGCAGGACCGCGTAGTGCCGGCGGTCCTCGCCGATCTCGGTGAACAGCTTGAAGTAGATCAGGCTGCCGGCGGCGAGGAAGAAGACCGAGCAGACGAAGACCCCGATGAACATGGTCAGGGCGCCCTGCTGCCGGAGCCGACCGTACTCATCGAACCGATTGAGCACCCCGATGCCGGTCTGGTCGGGCAGCGAAGCTTGGATGGCGGCGGCCAACCCGCCGTTCTCCATCGCCAGGACCTGGTCCATGTCGCCGGTGCGGGCCGACAGGAAGACCACCGGCACCTTGGAGACGGTGCGGATCTGCCGGCACCAGTAGAAGCCGTCGTATTGCGGCAGGTTGATGTCGATGATGACCAGGTCCGGCGAGCTGCGGACGACCTCCTCCTTGACCCGGGCGAAGTCGTCCGTGGCCAGCGGGGTGAAGCCGTTGCGCCTTAGCCCCTCTTCGATCATCGAGCGCAGCTTGACATCGTCTTCGATAATGAGGATGCGGGACACGGGTGAAGCCTCCCTGCCAATGGGTTCCTGGGCGGGCCTGGGGATGGCCTGGGGATGGCCCCAGGAGGGCCTGGTCCTATTGTTGCCCGCCGGGTCCGGCTTTTCCTTCCTGGGCATAGGAAAACCGGGGGACGGAATCCCCCGGTGGGCGCTGGAGCTTGGTTCCGGCTCAGGCCGCCCCGCCGAGCCTCATGGCCACGGCGCTGGCGGGACAGGCGTGAACGAACTCGACCGAGCCCTGGACTTCGACCGGGACATCGCGGCGATCGACCATCTCGAAGCCGAGTCTCGGGAAGTAGCCCGCGGCCGTGGTGGTCAACAGGTGGACCGATTTCAGTTCGCGGGCCTTGGCCCAGGCCAGGCGGTCACGGGTGAGGGCGTCACCGACGCCCTGGCCACGCCAGGGCGAGTCGACGACCAGGGAGCGTAGCAGACCGTGATCCCCGTATGTTTCCAGCCCGGCCACCCCGACCACCTTCCCATCGGCCTCGGCGACCGCATAGGCCTCGCCGAACTGGTTCTCGAGCCCGTCATCGGGTAACCCGGCTTCCTTCAGGAGACGGCGCACCGCGGGCAGGTCACCCGGCCTGGCGCCCCTGACCGGGGGTTTTGCCGGCCCTGGCTTGCGGGCCCGGACGAACCCGCTGACCAGGCGGATGCCCGCCGGGAGGATGGTGCCGGTGCCGCAGCAGGCGGACTGGCCGGCCTCACCGGCCAACCGACCGGCATACACCTGGGTCACCTGCACCGAAGGCTCAACGAAGCCCGCCGCCCGCAGGCGGGCCAGGTAGTCGCGCTCCTCAAGGGAACCGCTGACACACTGGGACCAGGCCACCGCGGACCGCCGGATCCACTCGGGAATCAGGTCCAGGTCTCCCTGGAAGACCGTGTCCGACACGGCGAAACGGCCGCCCGGCTTGAGGACGCGGAAGGCTTCGCGGAAGACCCGGTTCTTGTCCGTGGACAGGTTGATGACGCAGTTGCTGACGATCACGTCGACGCTGTTGTCCGGCAGGGGGATGGCCTCGATATCGCCTTTCAGGAACTCGACGTTGGTCACGCCGGCCTTCAGTTGGTTCTCGCGGGCCAGAGCGAGCATCTCGTCGGTCATGTCGAGACCGTAGACCTTGCCCGTCGGCCCCACCCTCCTGGCGGCCAGGAGGACGTCGATGCCGCCGCCGCTCCCGAGGTCGAGGACGGTCTCGCCCGGGATGAGATCGACCAGAGCCGTCGGCACGCCACACCCCAGGCTGGCCACCACCGCGCCCTGGGGCAACCCCGCGAGGTCCTTGGGGTCATACAACCCTTCACCGAACTTCGGGCCGCAACCGCAACCGCCGCCGCTTGGCCCGCAACAACTCGACGGGGCGTTCTTCGCCGCCTCGGCCGCGGCCCGAGCGGCCTCGGCGTACCTGGCCTTGACCTGCTCCTTCAAATCCTCACTCATGTCCAACCTCCTCTGACCGACCACGACCCCGGGGTCGGCCGTCTGCCCCCATGATATATCAAAAAGGATTGATATGGCAAGGGCCAAATCACGATTTGTTGAACTGACACGGCAGGTGCTGTATACTGGGCGCGGAGGAATGGCTGTGACCATTGTTAATGAAGGCGCCGCAATGACCGATATCGAGGCCGCTCCGGCCGACCGGTTGACGCTTCTGGGCAAAGCCCTTTCCGACCCGGTCAGGGTCAGGATGATCGGGCTGATGGCCAGGGGCCGGTCTTGCTGCGCCCTTGACCGATGCTGTTCCTCGGTCACACCGGCCGACGAAGCCACCGAGGGGCTCTGCGTCTGCGAGTTTCAGGGGATCTTCGGGCTGGGTCAATCACGGATTTCGTATCACCTGCGAATCCTCAAGGAAAGCGGGCTCATCCACGAAGAGGCCAGGGGCAAGTGGACTTTCTACTCACTCGACAAAAAGGTTGCCCGCGAGCTGGTTGAGCTGGTCAAAAGGGAACTGAAGCTGTAAACTGATAAGATTGGCGCAAGCTACATAATGGGTTGTCTCGTTCAGAAAGTCCGACGAAGCTGGAGGAAAGTGCCCAGATACGCCTAATTCTGAAATATATATCCACCTGAGACCAGTGAGCTGTCGAAAGGACGTGCGAGATGAAGCTACCCGAACTGCGCATTGCGGGCCTCAAGCCGTCGCTGCCCATCTTCCAGGGCGGGATGGCGATTCGCTTGTCGACCCACCGCCTGGCTGCGGCCGTGGCCGAAGCCGGTGGTGTCGGCATCATCGCCGGGACCGCCATGACCGCGCGCGAACTGGCCGAGGAGATCCGCAAGGCGCGGGCGTTGACCAAGGGCATCATCGGGGTTAACGTAATGTACGCCGCCAGCGCCTTCGCCGAACTGGTCAAGACGGCCATCGCTGAGCGGATCGACCTCGTCGTTTCGGGCGCCGGCTTCTCGCGTGATATGTTCACCTGGGGCCGCGAGAGCGGGACCCCCATCGTGCCCATTGTCTCCACGGCCCGCCTGGCCCGGACGGCCGAGAAGCTCGGGGCGGCCGCCGTGGTCGTCGAAGGCTTCGAGGCCGGCGGCCACCTCGGCACTGAAGAGTCGATGAAGAAGATCGTCCCGGAAGTCGCCGAGGCCGTCTCCATTCCGGTCATCGCCGCCGGCGGCATCGTCGAAGGCGACGACATCCGAGAAGCCATCGGTCTCGGCGCGACCGGCGTCCAGATGGGCATCCTCTTCGGGGCCAGCGAGGAAGGCAACGGCGATGACCAGCTGAAGCAGGCCTACATTGACGCTAAAGCAGAGGACATCATCCTCATCAAAAGCCCGGTCGGGCTGCCCGGGCGGGCCATCCGCAACACCTTCACGGAGAAGCTGGCCGAAGGGCGCGTGGCCGCTCCCGAGCATTGCTCGAACTGCTTGAAGGTCTGTTCGCAAGCGTTCTGCATCCGCGAGGCGCTCATCAATGCGCAACGTGGCCGGCTCGATGACGGCGTCATCTTTTCCGGAAAATACATCGATAAGATCCGTGACATCCTGCCGGTCCGCGACATCATCGGCCGCCTGACCAGCCGATTGGCCGAGTTGCCCGCGCCGCCGCAGTTTCTACGGCCGCTTGTACAGCCGGCAACCGCGAGTTGATTTGGATGGGTTGTATGGAGTCTCGGGACCCCAAGACAGGGCCCTGGGCAACGCCTGCTGGCGTGCCCAGGGCCAAAGAGTCTTCGGGGCCAACCCGCCTCCTACCCGATTGTGAGACCGCTGCGTCCAGTCAGTCTTGGGTTTGAGGTCAGATGACCGTCGGGGGCACCTCGAAGATCTCCGGCGGGAAGACCGTGGGGAACGGGGCGACGATGAAGCCCTCGCAGAGCGTCCCGAGCTCGCGGCAGGTCGGCGGGACCGGGCAGTAGCCGAAGGCCCCGACCATCGACTTCGATCTTCCCGAACATGGTCGTCGGGTTGGGCATGAAGAGGAGGACGTCCTTGTGGAAGCAGACCGGGCCGAGCGTGATGGTTTGGGGCGTCGTATCGACCAAGAAGTTGACGGTCACCGGGGCACAGATGTCAGAACTCCTGACACTCGACGTTGGAGCAGGAATCGAAGACCTTATCCACGTCGATGCAGACGATTTCAGTGATCGGTGGGCAGGGGTGGAGAACCACCTTTCATGATCCGGGCACGGAGGCTGGGATCGGGGGGTAGGGTCAGGGCCTGCCGGGGCCGCGCTCGCTGACGCCACGTTCGTCCGTCACCCCCCTTTCAAGGCGGCCATCCGGGGCATGGCCCTCGGTGCGGGCGCTGCCTGCGGTCCCTGGGAAAAAGGCCGGAGTATGGTAATCCCGGTTACATAACACTAAGGTGGTTCCGCGGGTGTGCATGAATGACCCGGACGACCAAAGCGACAGGCCGACAATGGACACAAGAACGGCGCCCGGGGTGGGCGCCGTCTTTACGTAGAGAGGGCTGGGTCCGTTGTGGCGGGTCAATCGTTCTCGGCCGGCTCGGGGCGGACGACCGCTCCTGGCGAGGTGACCGGACCGACTTCCGCAATGACTTGGTAGAAGGCATCACTGAGACGGCTCGTCTCGACGACCACCAATCCCGCCCCGCGGAGCAGGTCCGCAGTCTGCTCTTCGGTCAGGCGATCACCCAGCGGCGGTCCGAAAGGCATCTCCTGCTTGTGGAACTCGACCACCGAGAGGCGGCCGGACCGACTGAGGATCCGCCTGACCTCGGTCAGGAACCGCGGCTTGTCGCCCACCTCGTGGAGGACGGTGGACAGCAACGCCGCCGTGACCGAGCCGTCGGCCAGGGGGATCCGGTCAGGCCGCGAGAGGACGAACTCGACGTTGGTCAGGCCGGCCTCGGCGAATCCCTTCCGGGCTTCATCCAGCGCCTCGGGATCAGTGTCCAGGGCGACGACCCGGCCCCGGCGCAGCCTCTTTGCCGCCGGGATGGTGAAGAAACCGTAGCCGCAACCCAGGTCGGCGAGGATTTCCGCATCCGACCGCAGGAGGCCGGCGAGGACCGCGTCTACCGGAAGCAGCCTCGCCCGTTGCTCGCGCCGTTCTTTGGAACCATGCCCATGGTGATGAGCCCCCGGGTCGCTTCGTTCCACCTTGATCGCCTCCTCATCACACCCAAGGTTGAAGAGTTGGCCGGAACCAAACTCGTCATTCGGAGTCAGAACTTTCAGAAGCCCGCTGCGGGCAAAGAGCGGGAGGGTATCGATGCCTAAGCCTTCCCCCAGGTGGAAGGGTCCGGCCGTCCTTGCCGTGCTGGCCATCCTGGCCATTTCTGCCACCCTGGGCATCCTGGCCGTCGGTTGCCCCAAGCGGGCCGACCTGCCGGCCGAGCGGCCAGCGGGCGCACCCTCTCTGCCGGCCGAGCGACCGGCGGGCGCCCCCGCCGACGGCACGGTCCTCTACTGGCGGGACGGCGCTCTATACAGTCTCGACCTCGCCCTGTGGAAGGAGACGCGGGTGACCGCCCTGAGGAATCCGCGGACAGTGGCTTGCTCGCCCGATGGCCGATACGTCGCGGCCATCGACGCCGCCGGCCGCAACCCAGAGGAGGGGCAGGAGCTGGTCCTGACAGACTGGGAGACGCGC of Bacillota bacterium contains these proteins:
- a CDS encoding nitronate monooxygenase; amino-acid sequence: MKLPELRIAGLKPSLPIFQGGMAIRLSTHRLAAAVAEAGGVGIIAGTAMTARELAEEIRKARALTKGIIGVNVMYAASAFAELVKTAIAERIDLVVSGAGFSRDMFTWGRESGTPIVPIVSTARLARTAEKLGAAAVVVEGFEAGGHLGTEESMKKIVPEVAEAVSIPVIAAGGIVEGDDIREAIGLGATGVQMGILFGASEEGNGDDQLKQAYIDAKAEDIILIKSPVGLPGRAIRNTFTEKLAEGRVAAPEHCSNCLKVCSQAFCIREALINAQRGRLDDGVIFSGKYIDKIRDILPVRDIIGRLTSRLAELPAPPQFLRPLVQPATAS
- a CDS encoding IclR family transcriptional regulator, which encodes MARGDGSSAQHSMRSVERICSILGFLSEHPTGTLAGMAKATGLAKPTAFRLAEAMTSNGLLARVADAGYQLGPRLIYIALKGSGLLDLRAAARPAMAKLAAETGETVALSILLDQARMYIDQIESTQPIRRVIEVNAPLPLNCGASAKALLAWMPEEEVRKILSAQSQLPWTERTVTNPEALMRQIKTVRQTGYAKSHGERIPDGSAVAAPIVAQNGDVLAALAVLAPRHRAPDEKLVSWAPLVIRAALDVAVAYGAAPPAKRGGRPWA
- a CDS encoding methyltransferase domain-containing protein is translated as MERSDPGAHHHGHGSKERREQRARLLPVDAVLAGLLRSDAEILADLGCGYGFFTIPAAKRLRRGRVVALDTDPEALDEARKGFAEAGLTNVEFVLSRPDRIPLADGSVTAALLSTVLHEVGDKPRFLTEVRRILSRSGRLSVVEFHKQEMPFGPPLGDRLTEEQTADLLRGAGLVVVETSRLSDAFYQVIAEVGPVTSPGAVVRPEPAEND
- a CDS encoding response regulator, with translation MSRILIIEDDVKLRSMIEEGLRRNGFTPLATDDFARVKEEVVRSSPDLVIIDINLPQYDGFYWCRQIRTVSKVPVVFLSARTGDMDQVLAMENGGLAAAIQASLPDQTGIGVLNRFDEYGRLRQQGALTMFIGVFVCSVFFLAAGSLIYFKLFTEIGEDRRHYAVLRDIGITRRELGQLIGRELGALFFVPLAIGAVHTGFALKTLSNVLSRDFNVTAAGITVFAVYLLAQAVYYTATRASYAREVLRGRVG
- a CDS encoding MmgE/PrpD family protein, whose protein sequence is MGLTRELAEYLSVFDYGDLTPAAVAKVKTCLIDWLAVALAGGAEPAARAVRDHVLADPTPGRSTLLGEGTQVPAAKAALANGMAGHILDYDDVTTFGSGHPSAPVFPAVLALAEEIDAGGKDLLAGAAAGITTMLTLGLPVMPGHYTRGFHNTATFGRLGAAAGACVTAHLPAEACLGALGVAATTASGLRGGFGTMMKGLQVGWASMGGLMAYELARLGMAGPDDLIEGHHGFYAALAPRVDEAALQMVREGLKSGAVRGGPGERVSAEGTLCGRALDSIRLKRFPACFSTHGAIQAAIESRPFLGSLEEIADIECVVHPGCLDIAVNPAPRTGLEVKFSVQYCLALALLDGRVDLRSFEDGRALRAEVTTLAAKVRVIPEPAFAPDRRCRLVIRLDHGGQVESEVRILQALPAEAERKVAGAKLAEAAELQLGSATRGRQITEMIEGLEGLTTVRELTRLLRGRTGMAGTTRKGGSRERGTPLKGNPARG
- the arsN2 gene encoding arsenic resistance N-acetyltransferase ArsN2 — encoded protein: MSEDLKEQVKARYAEAARAAAEAAKNAPSSCCGPSGGGCGCGPKFGEGLYDPKDLAGLPQGAVVASLGCGVPTALVDLIPGETVLDLGSGGGIDVLLAARRVGPTGKVYGLDMTDEMLALARENQLKAGVTNVEFLKGDIEAIPLPDNSVDVIVSNCVINLSTDKNRVFREAFRVLKPGGRFAVSDTVFQGDLDLIPEWIRRSAVAWSQCVSGSLEERDYLARLRAAGFVEPSVQVTQVYAGRLAGEAGQSACCGTGTILPAGIRLVSGFVRARKPGPAKPPVRGARPGDLPAVRRLLKEAGLPDDGLENQFGEAYAVAEADGKVVGVAGLETYGDHGLLRSLVVDSPWRGQGVGDALTRDRLAWAKARELKSVHLLTTTAAGYFPRLGFEMVDRRDVPVEVQGSVEFVHACPASAVAMRLGGAA
- a CDS encoding metalloregulator ArsR/SmtB family transcription factor, which gives rise to MTDIEAAPADRLTLLGKALSDPVRVRMIGLMARGRSCCALDRCCSSVTPADEATEGLCVCEFQGIFGLGQSRISYHLRILKESGLIHEEARGKWTFYSLDKKVARELVELVKRELKL